From Gimesia panareensis, the proteins below share one genomic window:
- a CDS encoding SDR family oxidoreductase: MSKVIVITGVTQGLGRAMVSEFIAAGHTVAGCGRSAEPIAELASQFGAPHQFTALDVADDRAVQNWAASVVSELGPPDLLLNNAAVINDNAPLWEIPAEEIDSIVDVNIKGTINTIRHFVPAMLEKQSGVIVNFSSGWGRSASGEVASYCATKWAVEGLTQSLAQELPRGMAAVPLNPGIINTRLLQSCFGAHADHYPTAEEWAEVAVPYLLGLSARDNGQPLTVPV; the protein is encoded by the coding sequence ACTGGCGTGACCCAGGGACTGGGGCGCGCCATGGTGTCGGAGTTTATTGCCGCCGGTCACACGGTGGCAGGCTGTGGACGTTCAGCGGAACCGATCGCCGAACTGGCCAGTCAGTTCGGCGCGCCCCATCAGTTTACCGCGCTGGATGTCGCCGATGATCGGGCCGTGCAGAACTGGGCCGCATCCGTCGTTTCTGAGCTGGGTCCTCCCGATCTGCTGCTCAACAACGCCGCCGTCATCAATGACAACGCGCCGCTGTGGGAAATCCCGGCGGAAGAGATTGACAGCATCGTGGACGTGAATATCAAAGGGACGATCAATACGATTCGACATTTCGTCCCTGCGATGCTGGAAAAACAGTCGGGGGTGATTGTCAATTTCAGCTCGGGCTGGGGCCGTTCGGCTTCAGGCGAAGTCGCCTCCTACTGTGCCACCAAGTGGGCCGTCGAAGGGTTGACTCAATCACTGGCCCAGGAATTACCCCGCGGCATGGCAGCGGTCCCTCTGAACCCGGGGATCATCAATACGCGTCTGCTGCAAAGCTGTTTTGGCGCGCATGCGGATCACTACCCCACCGCGGAAGAATGGGCGGAAGTGGCCGTTCCCTATCTGCTGGGGCTCTCTGCCCGTGATAACGGACAGCCGCTCACAGTCCCTGTCTAA